The sequence below is a genomic window from Shinella zoogloeoides.
GACGCTCGGGCGGATGCCGACGGCCATGACGACAAGCGTCGCCGGTATGACGCGCCCGTCGTCCAGCTCGATGCCCTCGACCTTGCCGTTGCCGATAATGGCCTTGGTGTTCGCCTTGCAGATGATCTTGATGCCGCGCCCTTCCAGCTCCTTCTGCAGGAGATAGCCGGCGGCCGGATCGAGCTGGCGGTCCATCAGGGTGGGCATGACGTGGAGCACCGTCACATCCATGCCGCGGCCGGCAAGGCCGGCAGCCGCCTCGAGACCGAGCAGGCCGCCGCCGATGACCACGGCCTTTTCGCGCGACTGCGCGGCAAGCAGCATGGCCTGCACGTCGTCGAGGTCGCGATAGGTGATGACGCCGCGCATGTCATGGCCGGGCACGGGCAGGATGAAGGGCACGGAGCCGGTGGCGATGACCAGCCTGTCGTAGCTTTCCGTCACGCCATGGTCGGAGGTGACCGTCCTGGCATCGCAATCGATGGCCACGATGCGGTGGCCCTTGTAGAGCGTGATGCCGTGCTTGATGTACCAGCCGTCGCCGTGAATGATGATTTCTTCGTAGTCCTTCTCGCCCGATAGCACCGGCGAGAGCATGATGCGGTCGTAGTTGACGCGCGGCTCGGCGTTGAAGATGGTCACCTCGTAGCGGCCGGGCGCCTTTTCGAGAAGATGCTCCAGCATGCGCCCCGGCGCCATGCCATTGCCGATGATGACGAGTTTCTCGGTCATGGTGTTTCCTTGCGATTATGCGGCGACGGCGGAGACGGAGGGACGATCCATCTGGCGGATGGAGAGGTGCATCCAGATCAGCGAGACGGCGACGACGGCGAAGAGAAGCAGGAAGCAGCTCGACCAGAGGCCGGTCGCATCCTTGAGGAGGCCGAAGGCGATGGGCAGGACGAAGCCGCCGAGCCCGCCGACCATGCCGACGACACCACCGACCGCGCCGACGCTATCGGGATAGTAGGCCGGGATGTGCTTGTAGACGGCGGCCTTGCCGAGGCTCATGACGAAGCCGAGCACGAAGACGATGACGATGAAGACGGCGGGCGTGACGCCTGACGGCAGCGACAGGATCAGCGTCGCCACGGCCGAGACGGCGAACATGCAGTACATGACGGAGCGCGCGCCCTTGCGGTCCGAAAGCATGCCGCCGAGCGCCCGGAAAATGCTGCCGGGAATGGAATAGGCGGCAGCGACCATGCCGGCGGTCGCGATGTCGAAACCGTAGACGCCGACGAGGTAGCGAGGCAGCCAGAGCGACAGCGCGACGAAGCCGCCGAAGGCGAAGAAATAGTAGAGCGAGAAGCGCCAGACCTGTGCCTTCTTCAGCGGCGCGAATTCCTCGCGCAGGCTGCGCTTCGGCGCCTTGCCGTCGCGGCGGCTCTGGAAAGCCGGATCGTCGCTGGTGGTGAACCAGAAGAGACAGGCGGTGAAGATCAGCGCCGCCGCCCAGATTTCCGCGACCATCTGCCAGCCGGCAGCGACGAGGACGAAGGGCGCGACGAATTTCGTGAGTGCGGCGCCGACATTGCCCGCACCGAAGATGCCGAGCACCGTGCCCTGCTTTTCCGCGGGAAAGAACGGCGAGATATAGGCGACGCCGACGGCAAAGGATCCACCGGCAAGCCCCACGCCGAGACCGGCAAGCAGCATCTGCGGGAAGGTGGTGGCGTGCGACAGCAGAAGCGTCGAAAACGCCGCGGCCAGCATTGTCAGCGTGTAGACGAGTCGGCCGCCGAAGCGCGGCGTCCAGACGCCCAGAAGGATGCGCACCAGTGAACCGGTGAGGATCGGCGTTCCGACGAGCAGGCCGAACTCGGCCTCCGACAGGCCGAGGTCCTCCTTGATGCGGATGCCGATGATCGCGAAGATCGTCCAGACGGCGAAACAGATGGTGAAGGCGAAGGTGGACATCCACAGGGCAACGGCTGGTGCGTGCGGGGATGAGGGCTGCTTGATCTCAGACATGGCTTCTCCGAGGCCCGACAAGGTCGTGCCGCTCCATCTTGGGGGTGAAAAACAAAAAGCCGCTGGCCAGGTACACGCGGCACGAAAGACCGTGGCGCGCAGAATCCTGATCAGCGGCTTTGCTGGTGAGACGCCCGCCATTGGACGCCGATATCGTGGCCCGAAGGCCTGAACCTTAAAAAGCAATCGGCGTGCCAGTTTCGCAAGCCATTGATTTTAAATGAATAGAATTAGCTATTGGTGCAAGATGCCGCGACTGCCGCCGCTGGCCTGTGCAATGTAAAGCCATTTTTTGTGCAGTGCGTATAAATTAAGCGGCGCTTCTTCAGCCGGCGGATTGCGAGGCGATATAGGCATCGACATCATCAGGATCGAAGCGCCCGCCATCGAAGAAACCGTCCGGCCCGAGCGTCAGGGCGCCGGAAGAGCCAACCGGCGTTGCTACAGTCAGCGCGCCCTCGACCTTGGCGCTGGCCGAAGGCATGGCGATCCCGAGATCCTTTAACGCGGCGCGGTAGATGTCCGGCCGATAGGTTTCCGCCGCAATGCGCTGGCGCTCCGCCGTATGCTCGATCTGCCGCCAGCGGACCATCTGCGTGTAGAACCAGAGGGCATGGCTTTTCCAGGGGAAGGTCGCGGCCTTGGCGTTCGGCACGAAGAAATCCGCGACAGCCCGCACCACAGCGCCGCCGACCGGCAGGTTGCCGGTGAGTGCCGGCAGGAAGAGTTCGGCATCGCGCCCGACATAGGCCGGCTTTGCCAGAAGCGCGGCAAGCGCTGCGTGGTTCTCAGGCCGGGCGCACCAGAGCGAAGCCTGGTGCAGGGCGACGAGCAGCGCGGCCATCGCCTGCGGATTGGCCCTGCCCCACGCCGCGTTTACGCCGAGCACCTTTTCGGGGCTGGAACGCCAGATCGCCGCCTTGACGGTGGCCAGATGCGCGCCGCGGCGAAGCACGCCGAAGGTGTTCCAGGGCTCGCCCGCGCAGTAGCCGTCGATGACGCCCTCAGCAAGCGCGTCGCCCATGTCCGGCGGCGGCAGGACGACGATCTCGATATCGCGATCCGGGTCGATGCCGCTGGCCGCCAGCCAGTAGCGCAGCTCGTAATTGTGCCCGGAATATGGATGCACAACGCCGAAACGCAGCGGCCTGCCCCTTCGCGCGGCGGTGACCTTGCGGAGCGCCGCACCGTTCACCCGCGCGTCGAGGTCCGCCGTGGCGCCATGCTCGGCCATCGCCCGCCAGAGCGCAGGTGAGACGGTCACGGCATTGCCGCCAAGCCCGAGCGCCATTGGCACGATCATCTCCGGCGCCGGGACGTTGAGGCCGAGATTGCAGGCGATCGGCATGGGGCCGAGGATATGCGCGACGTCGACATGCCGGACGGCAAGCCGATCGCGTATGCTCGCCCAGGAGCGCTCGCGCAGCAGCGTAAGGTCGATCCCCTGCTCCTCGGCAAAGCCCATTTCGCGCGCAACGACGAGGAGCGCGCTGTCGAGCAGCGGCACGAAACCGGCGGTGATGGCGTGGCGCGTCGTCATTCCGTTCCTCCGGGATCGAGCAGACTGGCCGCCGTGACGAGGCTCTGGGCGATGTCTGCGATCTTGCGGTTCTGGTTCATCGCCGTGCGGCGCAGCAGCGCATAGGCCTCTTCCTCCGAGAGCCCGCGCGAGCGCATCAGCAGCCCCTTGGCGCGGTCGATGACCTTGCGGTTCTCCAGTTCGCCGCGCGTCTCCTCCAGTTCGCGGTTCAGGCGGGAAAAGGCGTTGAAGCGGCTGATCGCCATTTTCAGGATCGGCCGCACCCGCTCCTGCTTCAGACCATCGACGATATAGGCCGATACGCCCGCCTCCACGGCCGCCTCGATGGACGCCTCGTCGGACTTGTCGACGAACATGGCGATGGGGCGCCTTACCGCGCGCGAAAGCTGGAACATGCTTTCCAGCATGTCGCGGTTGGGATTTTCCAGATCGATGACGATGACATCGGGATTGAGGTCGGCGATGCGCCGCGCCAGGCCGTGCATGACGTCGATGACCGTGACCTGGTCATAGCCGGCATCCCGCAACCCCTCCTCGATGATGGCGGCGCGGATGCGGTTCTCGTCGATAACCAGTACGTTCAGTCCGCTCGGTTTCATCTCAATATCGCAATGATACCGCGCCGCCGGATTGCTGCGTCGTCATTTTGCAATGCAGCATGAAGCCGGCAAAATCAAGCATGGAGGAAGGCTGCGGACAAATCGACACGCGCGTCGAAGAACAACCTGCGTCGTGTGCAGGAATCGGCGGTGTTCTTCGAGTTGCCAGCCGAACGCATCGAGCAGTCCTGCCGCGAGCACCTCGCCATTCTCGACGCGGTGGACAATGGTGATCTCGACTGAGCGCAAGCCTTGTTGCGCCAGCATCTGAAGCAGGCCTGGGAATTCGGCGCGGCTACGGATGGGCGCGGCTAACACCACGCCTGACTTAAACGATCACTCCGGCAACGCGCCCTGAAGTCAATCCATCCCGCGAGGATGAACGCTCATCGCAGTCCGAGGAAGGACAGGATGACGAGCACGATTACGACCAGGCCGACGATGTAGATGATGCGGTTCATGATGGTCCTCCTTGATGAGTGTGCAATGCTCAAAACCGAAAGTTGTTCCAAATCGAAAAGGCACGAGCGCGGAACAACGGCCTCCCCGGCCCCGTTGAAGCGCGACAGGAGGAACAGCGATGGCGATTGAGAACGCACCGACAAAAGACGGCAAGGAAGGCGCCCGGGGATTGCACAAGGCCGCGCGGGCCGAGGAAAAGAAGGTCGAAGCCGAAAAGGGCTCGGAACTCGCCAAAGGCGCGGACCGCTTCGAGGAGCGGTCAAGAAGTTCGGACGGCAAGAGCGCGGAAGAGAAGCAGCGCTAGTCCGGGCAAAAGCCGCCTCTCCGAAAGAGGGGCGGCTTACATTTTAACGCTGAATACTACCAGTTCTGGCGACCATACCAGTCGTCGATATCCTTCCTGGCACGGTCCTTCTCATAGCCGTAGCGCTCCTGGATCTTGCCTTCGAGCTGGTCGCGCTTGCCGTCGATGACGTCGAGATCGTCGTCAGTGAGCTTGCCCCACTGTTCCTTGATCTTGCCCTTCACCTGCTTCCAGTTACCTTCAACCCGGTTCCAATCCATTGTCGTCTCCTTTTGTAGGGTAGTGATGGGAAAGGGAACGCGCGGGGCAAGTTTTTGATCCCGGATACATTCACCGGCCGCTGCGGCGGTGTTGACGACACCTCTTGGATTGCGTCGCAATATCTCTATATTGCGATGCAGCAACAGGAGATACGCATGACAATCGATGTGAAAAATCCGATCGCAGACCTCCGCAAGTCCAAGGGCTACACGCTGGAGCAACTTTCCGTCATATCCGGCCTTACGGAACTCGAAATCACCAAGCTCGAGAACGGCGAACTGGTCGACCCGGCAAAGCTCGCCCGGTTGATGAGCGCTTGCGGCGCCAGGCAGGCCTGACGGCTGCGCGGTCGTAACTGCGGCCAGCGCCCATCGGATTGACGGTGGCAAGGTGCTGCCCCCCGTGCCCTTCGGGTCGCGGAACAATACCGTCCGCTCTTCATTTGTTTCCCGCCAATCTGGAAACGAGGAGAGCCCAATGAAAACCCTATCTGATATTTTCGAGCATACCCTCCAGGACGTCTACTATGCCGAGAACGCCATCACGAAGGCGTTACCTAAGGTCGCGAAGGCAGCCAAGAGCGCTGAGCTGAAAAAAGCGGCCGAAGACCACCTCGCCGAGACGAAGCAGCAGATCAAGATGCTCGAGCAGGTGTTCAAGTCGATCGGCAAGAAGGCGTCCGGCGAAAAGTGCGACGCGATCGAAGGCCTGATCAAGGAAGCCGACGGGCTCATGAAAGAAGCCGAAGGCACCGCGCTCGACGCCGGCCTTCTGGCTGCCTGCCAGGCGGTGGAACACTATGAAATCGCCCGCTACGGCTCGCTGCGCGAATGGGCCAAGGATCTCGGCCACGACGAGGCCCACAAGCTTCTGAGCGAGATCCTGGACCAGGAGAAGGCGACGAACAACAAGCTGACGAACCTTGCCGTGACATCCATCAACAAGACGACGGCCGCCAAGAAGGCTGCGTGATCGCGACGGACCGAACACCGGCCGGCCATTCGTGGCCGGCTTTTCTTTGCGCCGTGGAACCATCGACCGCAGACGGCATCGCATCGGGGAACTTCCGGCGGACCTGCGCCTTCCTCAGTCTATGATCTGGAAGGAGCAAACC
It includes:
- a CDS encoding MFS transporter, with product MSEIKQPSSPHAPAVALWMSTFAFTICFAVWTIFAIIGIRIKEDLGLSEAEFGLLVGTPILTGSLVRILLGVWTPRFGGRLVYTLTMLAAAFSTLLLSHATTFPQMLLAGLGVGLAGGSFAVGVAYISPFFPAEKQGTVLGIFGAGNVGAALTKFVAPFVLVAAGWQMVAEIWAAALIFTACLFWFTTSDDPAFQSRRDGKAPKRSLREEFAPLKKAQVWRFSLYYFFAFGGFVALSLWLPRYLVGVYGFDIATAGMVAAAYSIPGSIFRALGGMLSDRKGARSVMYCMFAVSAVATLILSLPSGVTPAVFIVIVFVLGFVMSLGKAAVYKHIPAYYPDSVGAVGGVVGMVGGLGGFVLPIAFGLLKDATGLWSSCFLLLFAVVAVSLIWMHLSIRQMDRPSVSAVAA
- a CDS encoding CmpA/NrtA family ABC transporter substrate-binding protein; translation: MTTRHAITAGFVPLLDSALLVVAREMGFAEEQGIDLTLLRERSWASIRDRLAVRHVDVAHILGPMPIACNLGLNVPAPEMIVPMALGLGGNAVTVSPALWRAMAEHGATADLDARVNGAALRKVTAARRGRPLRFGVVHPYSGHNYELRYWLAASGIDPDRDIEIVVLPPPDMGDALAEGVIDGYCAGEPWNTFGVLRRGAHLATVKAAIWRSSPEKVLGVNAAWGRANPQAMAALLVALHQASLWCARPENHAALAALLAKPAYVGRDAELFLPALTGNLPVGGAVVRAVADFFVPNAKAATFPWKSHALWFYTQMVRWRQIEHTAERQRIAAETYRPDIYRAALKDLGIAMPSASAKVEGALTVATPVGSSGALTLGPDGFFDGGRFDPDDVDAYIASQSAG
- a CDS encoding ANTAR domain-containing response regulator, with the translated sequence MKPSGLNVLVIDENRIRAAIIEEGLRDAGYDQVTVIDVMHGLARRIADLNPDVIVIDLENPNRDMLESMFQLSRAVRRPIAMFVDKSDEASIEAAVEAGVSAYIVDGLKQERVRPILKMAISRFNAFSRLNRELEETRGELENRKVIDRAKGLLMRSRGLSEEEAYALLRRTAMNQNRKIADIAQSLVTAASLLDPGGTE
- a CDS encoding CsbD family protein, with translation MDWNRVEGNWKQVKGKIKEQWGKLTDDDLDVIDGKRDQLEGKIQERYGYEKDRARKDIDDWYGRQNW
- a CDS encoding helix-turn-helix domain-containing protein, whose protein sequence is MTIDVKNPIADLRKSKGYTLEQLSVISGLTELEITKLENGELVDPAKLARLMSACGARQA
- a CDS encoding YciE/YciF ferroxidase family protein, with product MKTLSDIFEHTLQDVYYAENAITKALPKVAKAAKSAELKKAAEDHLAETKQQIKMLEQVFKSIGKKASGEKCDAIEGLIKEADGLMKEAEGTALDAGLLAACQAVEHYEIARYGSLREWAKDLGHDEAHKLLSEILDQEKATNNKLTNLAVTSINKTTAAKKAA